A window of the Deltaproteobacteria bacterium genome harbors these coding sequences:
- a CDS encoding thiamine pyrophosphate-binding protein, producing the protein MKLSDALVTTLQNWGVRSVFGVSGANIEHFHDSIHRLGGDTLKSVLARTEMGAAFMADSNARVHRTLGVCCSTSGGGMMNLAVGIAESFNDSVPVLAIVGQPPKILEGCGAFQDSSGIGRSVDALALWNAITKYTARIEQPSDFWPCLEKAVRLALSGRPGPVALLIPRDLNESEVGDVPDSILELLNNRPTLVPKFEDILSLDLMIRQAKNPVMIIGSGMRRASHPNVARDYAIGAKIPVVTTMADPAAFPNGHPLYLGMVGVAGHPSAHRYLNEEADLIIAVGTGFNIMARAPIAMGLGRAKVAVVNIDVEKILNAITPALTVKADASPTFNALIARWRAEPFYASAVMNYKLTRFVAELDPPSQKKSEEYDRDSVLLQSEALSILQSHLPANGHLIFDAGNCAASALHYLAMPKGSSATIALGMGGMGYSIPAAIGAQISSSNKTQTTVICGDGAFLMLGLEVHTAVELGLPILFIVFNNNKHGMCVTRQQLFFEGRTEATEYQGIQIKDVARGLAGSDQLWAQTASTGAELEKALEDFRNQNFTKPGILELQLPLEELPPFSPFLPKEAKTYEVSSCEMAA; encoded by the coding sequence ATGAAACTATCAGATGCACTTGTCACGACGCTTCAAAACTGGGGCGTTCGTTCTGTATTTGGCGTGAGCGGTGCCAATATTGAACACTTTCATGACTCCATTCACAGATTAGGTGGAGATACATTAAAATCCGTTTTGGCCAGAACCGAGATGGGAGCAGCCTTCATGGCCGATTCCAATGCTCGGGTTCACCGCACGCTTGGTGTTTGTTGCTCAACTTCGGGTGGCGGCATGATGAACTTAGCGGTTGGCATAGCCGAATCCTTTAACGACTCAGTGCCAGTCCTCGCAATTGTAGGCCAACCTCCAAAAATCCTTGAAGGCTGTGGTGCATTTCAAGACTCGTCAGGAATTGGCCGAAGCGTTGATGCTCTGGCACTCTGGAATGCAATCACCAAATACACCGCCCGCATAGAGCAGCCATCAGATTTTTGGCCCTGCCTTGAGAAGGCTGTTCGGTTGGCCCTCAGTGGGCGTCCCGGACCGGTGGCACTCTTGATTCCAAGAGACCTTAACGAAAGCGAAGTTGGAGATGTTCCAGATTCGATTTTAGAATTATTGAACAACCGGCCCACACTGGTTCCAAAGTTTGAAGACATTTTAAGCTTGGACCTAATGATTCGTCAGGCCAAAAATCCGGTGATGATTATCGGCAGTGGAATGCGACGCGCTAGCCACCCCAACGTTGCTAGAGACTATGCAATCGGGGCAAAAATCCCTGTGGTGACAACCATGGCTGACCCGGCGGCGTTTCCAAACGGCCATCCGCTCTATCTTGGCATGGTAGGAGTTGCAGGGCACCCCTCTGCGCATCGTTACCTAAATGAAGAGGCAGATCTCATCATCGCCGTGGGAACTGGTTTCAATATCATGGCCAGAGCCCCCATCGCCATGGGCCTAGGCCGTGCGAAGGTCGCTGTCGTGAATATCGATGTTGAAAAAATTCTCAATGCCATCACCCCCGCGCTTACCGTCAAAGCCGACGCATCCCCAACCTTTAATGCCTTAATCGCAAGGTGGCGCGCGGAGCCTTTCTACGCATCTGCGGTCATGAACTATAAGCTGACCCGATTTGTTGCAGAATTGGATCCGCCATCTCAAAAGAAGAGCGAAGAATACGATAGAGACTCCGTACTTCTTCAAAGCGAGGCACTCTCGATACTTCAAAGTCACTTGCCTGCTAACGGCCACCTTATCTTTGATGCAGGTAATTGCGCCGCAAGTGCGCTGCATTACCTGGCGATGCCCAAGGGCAGTTCTGCTACCATCGCACTCGGCATGGGAGGTATGGGATACTCAATCCCTGCAGCCATCGGTGCTCAAATTAGCAGTTCTAATAAAACCCAAACAACGGTTATCTGTGGAGACGGAGCATTTCTCATGCTCGGGCTAGAAGTCCACACGGCCGTCGAGCTTGGGCTCCCTATTCTCTTCATTGTCTTCAACAACAACAAACACGGAATGTGTGTGACTCGGCAACAACTCTTTTTTGAGGGTCGAACCGAAGCCACAGAATACCAAGGTATTCAAATCAAGGATGTAGCTCGCGGCCTCGCCGGTTCGGACCAGCTCTGGGCTCAGACCGCATCAACCGGAGCTGAACTAGAAAAGGCGTTGGAAGACTTTCGTAATCAGAACTTCACCAAGCCGGGCATTCTGGAACTCCAGCTGCCCCTAGAAGAGTTACCACCCTTCAGTCCATTTTTACCGAAAGAAGCCAAAACCTATGAGGTCTCGTCCTGCGAGATGGCTGCTTAA
- a CDS encoding 3-oxoacyl-ACP synthase has product MKPISLIATASSMPAHVVANDHFDIASTTGPMFKGTKERRHMQHDERSADMIMDATEKLCDRLNIDGSKDIDIILTNVSLPDLPFTGCGAEIAHRLGANPRWVLDVHNTGCVSFVFMMELARSLMATSNAKSALICNVQTAAGRIFGQKSNLKEAQSAVPGDGCGVGYLVANDESPVQSIITRTFGEFACDMQISTPDERKWWQPGETSFKIDFSRRKVGSIVRRANTLVPNIINEACEQASITKNDIDLLVTNQPNPVFLRNWREALEVPETKHIDTFAEYGNLFGAAIPVSFERAVMQRQVKPGSKVILGGFSHAGDYAAAAVVDWQARSASTKN; this is encoded by the coding sequence ATGAAGCCCATCAGTTTAATCGCAACCGCCAGCTCAATGCCTGCCCACGTGGTGGCCAATGACCACTTTGATATCGCCAGTACAACGGGGCCCATGTTCAAAGGAACAAAAGAACGACGCCATATGCAGCATGACGAGCGCTCCGCCGATATGATCATGGATGCTACCGAAAAGCTTTGCGACCGTTTGAATATCGACGGTTCTAAAGACATCGATATCATTCTCACAAACGTAAGCCTTCCCGACCTCCCCTTTACAGGGTGCGGTGCTGAGATAGCGCATCGTTTGGGCGCCAACCCGCGCTGGGTTCTCGATGTACACAATACCGGCTGTGTATCGTTTGTATTTATGATGGAACTTGCCCGCAGCCTCATGGCAACAAGCAATGCGAAAAGCGCACTAATCTGTAATGTACAAACTGCAGCGGGTCGCATTTTCGGACAAAAATCGAACCTTAAAGAAGCTCAATCTGCAGTACCGGGCGATGGATGTGGTGTTGGATACCTCGTTGCAAATGACGAGTCACCCGTTCAGTCCATCATTACCCGAACCTTCGGAGAGTTTGCTTGCGACATGCAAATCTCAACACCGGATGAGCGCAAATGGTGGCAACCCGGAGAGACCAGCTTTAAGATCGACTTTAGCCGGCGTAAAGTTGGGAGCATTGTACGCAGAGCCAATACACTGGTTCCCAACATTATCAATGAAGCTTGCGAACAAGCATCCATCACAAAAAATGATATCGACCTCCTTGTTACCAATCAGCCCAATCCAGTCTTCTTAAGAAACTGGCGCGAAGCGCTTGAAGTGCCTGAAACCAAGCACATCGATACATTTGCCGAATATGGAAATCTCTTTGGCGCAGCCATACCCGTCTCTTTTGAGCGAGCGGTCATGCAACGCCAGGTAAAACCAGGCTCCAAGGTCATTCTCGGTGGATTCTCCCATGCTGGAGATTATGCCGCAGCGGCAGTTGTGGACTGGCAAGCCCGCAGCGCCTCCACCAAAAACTAA
- a CDS encoding SRPBCC family protein, producing the protein MTATHHINDVPELQRIENFSRDEMFATCMELTHAVYPHDKIYGQYCTIQEYIDCPPELAFKYLADPHNLAEWTWSTRDFVESGEEGLLIGHDMLADSTKIFCRTITHEGAGTVDFHCAWDQPDQMWMVYLMRVVPAQLVFNKPGSVITWTNCHHPFYDKNPFPQTAPADRDEWVGEMWPFFYAGHKVEMDNLKKILEYRHANNIAIGSYQECQPLYRGLEAVA; encoded by the coding sequence ATGACAGCAACACACCACATAAACGATGTACCCGAGCTACAGAGGATCGAGAACTTTTCAAGAGACGAGATGTTTGCGACCTGTATGGAGCTAACCCACGCGGTTTATCCACACGACAAAATCTACGGCCAATATTGCACGATTCAAGAGTACATTGATTGCCCGCCCGAGCTGGCCTTCAAGTACCTCGCTGATCCCCATAATCTCGCAGAATGGACTTGGAGCACCCGTGACTTTGTTGAGTCGGGCGAAGAAGGCCTCCTTATCGGCCACGACATGCTTGCCGACAGTACTAAGATTTTCTGTCGAACCATTACCCACGAAGGTGCTGGCACCGTTGATTTCCACTGCGCCTGGGATCAGCCCGATCAGATGTGGATGGTGTATTTAATGCGAGTCGTTCCTGCTCAGCTCGTGTTTAACAAGCCAGGCTCAGTAATCACCTGGACCAACTGCCACCACCCCTTCTACGACAAGAACCCCTTCCCTCAAACGGCGCCTGCTGACCGTGACGAATGGGTCGGCGAGATGTGGCCATTTTTCTACGCCGGTCACAAAGTTGAAATGGATAATCTCAAAAAGATTCTCGAATACCGTCACGCTAACAACATCGCAATCGGCTCTTATCAAGAATGCCAGCCACTTTACCGAGGATTGGAGGCAGTAGCATGA